DNA sequence from the Leptolyngbya subtilissima AS-A7 genome:
ATGCCCAAATCTGCGTCGAATTTGCCGTCGATGATGTGCGGTGCTACGAGAACGAAGCAGAACTGGCAGAGGATGCGTATAGAATCATCGCTAATGGGTGTTCGCAGCTCCCGCGCCGTCCTTTTCGGTATGCCTGTATTTGGGACTAGATCAATTACCAAGGCTGCCGCCTACAGTGGCAAGATAAAGGGGAGAAACTGCTTCTAAGAGGATGCTTTAAAGGGGTCGGATTGAGGATCAAAAGCCACCTGTACAGATCACATCGTTCCTTAAAACCCTCATTCCTTCGTAGAAGTTCCTCAGTAGTTAAGGTAGTTCAAGTTACTCCAGAGGACTTTTCAAACACTCTCTCAAAGTGTTGCAAGAGTTTTCATCTACTAAATTAGCTCTCTCCGGCTTAGGAACCGGTGCCATAATCTGGGGAGAAACCTTCTTCTCATCTGTTATGGAACCTCTAACTGCGGCGGCCCTGGCGACTTTGCTGATCACCAAAATGGTTGAGAAATTGGGAGAATCCCTAGGCGAAAAGATTCCTGACCTGGGAGACAAAGTTTGGGAGCAGGTGACCAAGCTAAAAGGCTTGATGAAGGCCAAGTCTCCTGAAACAGTGGCTGTACTGGAGGCGGCTGAAAGTGCCCTAGTGTTAATAGACAGTCAGCCCGAGGTCTTTGGTTTGCCCGTCTTAACCGAGAAGGTGGAAGCCTTAGCTATAGCAGACCCTGACATCGCAGCCTTAATTGATGGGTTGGACGCTGAGGTGCGCCCTCAGCTGCCTGCGGCTTTTCAGGAAAAGGTGGTGCAGCAGGTGTTGTTAAAAGGCATCAAAGGGAAATCCCTCAAAGCGACCGATCTGAGTCAGACAGCCGACGCATCCGCTACAAGGGCAAGTCAGGAAATACTAGTCGATGTGGACTTTGAAGGAGATATTGATATAAGCAATGCCAACCAAAAGGCCTAGAGGAGAGCTCCAAAACGTCTCGCAAGGTTGTGATGGCAGAATCAGACTTGCCCCATTCGTCGACTAAACCTGCTCAAAAGGCCTTTGAGAATGTCAACGCAGGGCGCGATATCAAGGCTGATATCCGTCAGGAAAGCAACATCCGCATTGAAGAAAGCGCTGTTGGTAGCGCCATTGTCTCCGGTGATGGCAATACCATCTACGTCATTCACCAGACAACTGAGCAGCGGCCTGATTCGAGTCGAGCTGATACCGCTGTGTCCATTGGCCCTAATCCCTATAAAGGGCTCGCGGCCTTTAACGAGAACGATGCGGATCGCTACTTTGGCCGAGAAGGGCAAGTGAATCGGCTCTGGCAACGGTTTTGGGATTTAGTCGAGCAATCGGGCCGGGCTGATACCGTACCACGCTTCTTGCCAATTTTAGGGCCATCAGGCTGTGGGAAGTCATCCCTGGCGCGGGCTGGGTTTATTCCGGAACTGGCGAGAAGGCCCCTGCCTGGCAAAGAAGGGATGCGGGTGGCGGTGTTGGTACCGGGCACTCATCCGGTGGAAGCCCTGGCGGGGGTACTGGCGAAAGTTGCTACCCAAGACCCGATGCCGGTCACCAAAACACGAGAGTTTACCACTGAACTAAATCTACCAACTGCCGCCGGACTTTATGACGGTATGCGACGGATTGCCGATCTGATGCCCCAGATCAAAGACTCCCCGCTGGTAGTTCTGGTAGACCAATTCGAGGAAATTTACTCGCTTTGCAAAGACACAGATGAACGCCAAGTGTTTGTTGAAAATCTGCTCTGTGCTGCTAGTGACCCCACTGGCAACGTGTCGGTGATTATCACCCTACGTAGTGACTTTTTAGGAGAAACCCAGCGTCACCCTGTGCTCAATCAGGTGATTGGCTCAGACCAGAGCGTGATTGTGCCTGCGATGACGGAAGCCGAGCTGCGTCGCGCCATTGCCGAGCCAGCCAAGCAGGCCGGACATCCTCTGGATGAAGCGATAGTCGATCTATTAGTGAAGGATACTGAAGGGCGAGAAGGAGCACTGCCGCTGCTGCAATTTGCCCTGACGCGGATTTGGGAAGGGCTGGGTGAGGGTACCCCCCCGGCAGAAACCTATCGGCAAATGGGTGGCGTGGGCGGTGCCCTGGCAGGGAAGGCTCAGGAAATCTACGACAAGCTGCCTGAGGCCGAAAAAGACATTGCCCGACGAATCTTTATCGGGCTGGTGCAGCTGGGCGAAGGCACTCGCGATACGCGACGGCGAGCTGCCATAGAGAACCTGATGGCCAGCCAGGACAGGCCAGAAACATGGCAACAAGTGCTCGATCGCTTTTCCTCCCCAGGGGCAAGACTGATCACGCTTTCGAGTCAAGCCAATCAAGAAATCGCCGAAGTTAGCCATGAAGCCCTATTTAGGCATTGGCAACAATTGAACGATTGGCTCGATAGCAGCCGGGATGACATTCGTTTTGAGCGACGCCTGGAGGCGGCTGCCCAGTATTGGCAAGACCAGAGACGACCCGCAGGTTTGTTGTGGCAGCGCCCAGATCTCGATTTACTGCGCGACTACCACAAACGGTTACGCCACCAGATGATAGCCCTACAGCTTGAGTTCTTTCAGGCAGCGGTTGGGCGAGAGACTCGGCAAAAGATTCTCCTGGGGGGAGCCGTCAGCGCATTAGCCGTCTTAGCGGCGGGTATGACGTGGTTTGGCATCCAGGCTCATCAATCTGGGCAGCGAGCCCTGGCCCGTCAGCTAGCCGCTCAGGCAGAACAATTACTCAATGCAACCAGTGCGACACAAAATGAAGCCGGTGCCCTCCTATCGGTCAAATCCCTTGCCCCCCATAAGACGTGGCAAAAAGAATCTGGAGATGTGAATCAAGCCTTGCGTCGTGCGCTGAACACCTCACTATCCCTCGCCACCTTCAACCACGATGCCGAGGTCTTGGCGGTGAACTTTAGCGCCGATGGCACGCGGGTGGCCACCGCGAGTAGTGACAAGACGGCGCGAATACATTGGCTAGGGTCCCGTGACTTGGCCGAGCAAGTCTGTCTGAGATTGAGCCGAAATCTGACAGCCGCAGAATGGACAAACTATGTTCAGACCGATTTGACCAACTACAGCCTGACCTGTCCTCAGTTGCCGGTGCACTCCACCCTGATTGAGGAAGCTAGACAACACGCTGAAACAGGCAATGTTCAAGCAGCGACTGCATTGTTACGCAGAGTCCTTAAGCTGGATCGTGATGCGGGTCAAACGGTAGATATTGACCCTTCAACTGAGATTTTGGAGCAAGACCCAAAAACCGTTGCTTTGAAGTTTTCAGCTGTGAGTGTGGTGAGAGAGGCTGAGAACCTGGCTCGAGAAGGCAAGCTCAAGCAGGCCATCTCCCGTTATCAAAAAGCGCTTTCCCTAAATTCTGAAATTGACCTCAATCCGGCTACTGAGGATATCATTGAGGACGATTCTGAAGCAGTCGCTAATGCGATCCATGATGCA
Encoded proteins:
- a CDS encoding ATP-binding protein, producing the protein MAESDLPHSSTKPAQKAFENVNAGRDIKADIRQESNIRIEESAVGSAIVSGDGNTIYVIHQTTEQRPDSSRADTAVSIGPNPYKGLAAFNENDADRYFGREGQVNRLWQRFWDLVEQSGRADTVPRFLPILGPSGCGKSSLARAGFIPELARRPLPGKEGMRVAVLVPGTHPVEALAGVLAKVATQDPMPVTKTREFTTELNLPTAAGLYDGMRRIADLMPQIKDSPLVVLVDQFEEIYSLCKDTDERQVFVENLLCAASDPTGNVSVIITLRSDFLGETQRHPVLNQVIGSDQSVIVPAMTEAELRRAIAEPAKQAGHPLDEAIVDLLVKDTEGREGALPLLQFALTRIWEGLGEGTPPAETYRQMGGVGGALAGKAQEIYDKLPEAEKDIARRIFIGLVQLGEGTRDTRRRAAIENLMASQDRPETWQQVLDRFSSPGARLITLSSQANQEIAEVSHEALFRHWQQLNDWLDSSRDDIRFERRLEAAAQYWQDQRRPAGLLWQRPDLDLLRDYHKRLRHQMIALQLEFFQAAVGRETRQKILLGGAVSALAVLAAGMTWFGIQAHQSGQRALARQLAAQAEQLLNATSATQNEAGALLSVKSLAPHKTWQKESGDVNQALRRALNTSLSLATFNHDAEVLAVNFSADGTRVATASSDKTARIHWLGSRDLAEQVCLRLSRNLTAAEWTNYVQTDLTNYSLTCPQLPVHSTLIEEARQHAETGNVQAATALLRRVLKLDRDAGQTVDIDPSTEILEQDPKTVALKFSAVSVVREAENLAREGKLKQAISRYQKALSLNSEIDLNPATEDIIEDDSEAVANAIHDAATQSTGSGQSD